The genomic stretch TTCACAGCGTGAAATACATTTTTTATCAGGTCCTGATCATAAAAAGGCGACTCGGTCTGTGCAACAAAAAGCCCATCTTCTTTTAAGCATTCAAACACTGCCTTATAAAAACTATCTTGGAAAAGTCCCACTGCAGGACCAACAGGGTCTGTTGAATCCACAATTATAACATCAAACATATTTTTGTTCTCGGATACAAATTTTATTCCATCGGTTATAATGACCTCTGCCCTTTCATCATCAAGTGCACAACTTATCTCAGGAAGGTATTTCTTGCTTGCTTCTATAACTTCTCTATCAATCTCTATTAAATATGCCTTTTCAACCTCGTCATGTTTGAGAATTTCTCTGATAACTCCTCCGTCTCCCCCACCTATGACAGCAACCTTTTTGGGATTTGGATGGGTGAATAACGGAACATGAGAAATTAACTCATGGTAACAAAATTCATCTGCAATTGTTGTCTGAACAGCACCGTCCAGTACAAGCATCCTGCCAAACTGTTTTGTTTCAAGTATTGCCAAGTCTTGGTATTGAGTCTTTGCTGTATAGATGGTTTTTGTTATCTTGCATGTAAATCCCAAGTCAGGAGTCTGTTGCTCGGTAAACCAAAGTTCCATTTCAGCCAATTTCTATTTACCTCCTTGCCGAAAACTTTAAACAACAGTGAATATATTACAATATCCGAAAAATAAATTCAAGTTATTAATTTTTTCGCCCTAACATATCTATAAAATTTAAAAGTGTATTTTTTTCAATAACCTTTGAAAACGAGATGTGTTCAGATAAAACATTGAGTCCGAAAACAACTACAAACGCAGCCCATATCAAAGGCGAATTGTAAGTTTTTGAATAGCTATTTGTCAAAAACAGAAAGAACAGATACCCTATCGCGTTAGAGCCGGCATCTCCAAGCATATAAAATTCTCTCAAATCACCTATGAAAAACGGAATAGTTAAAGCCAAAAGCACAACTGCCGTACTGTCAAAATGCATAAAAAAACTCAACAACATAACAAATATCCATAACACTTTTATGCATCTGCCAGGTCGAAGGTCAAACAGGTTAAAGAGATTAACACACAGTGAACCGAAAATAGCATAAAACACTGATTCGTCTATTTCTTTTTGCAAAATGACGCTTGACATAAAAATTACAACTGGCACTGACACCATTTTTAATAGTCCAGTTGAAAATTCACCATCTTTTATAAATCTTATAACATGTCCTTTAAAACCTTTGCTTTTATTGTCACCAAAAATGTCGTCCAACAAACCTATAAAGGATATGAACCACATCGAAATAGCTAAAACTAACCATTTTGCATTTGAATTATGAAAAAATATCTGTAATAAATATATAACCCAGCTCAGCGACAAAATAATCCCCATACAACACGGGATTTTCTTACCTCTAAAATTTTCTTTCAACAAAAGATTGTATTTTTTAAGATAAAAAGTGGAAAGAATTAGCATCGCTATTTCGAAACCACAAAAAATTAAATAATCCTTTACCAGATTTTTCACGCCCTCCATTTAGTAATAAAAACCCAAAATATATCCTTCATCTGTCGAATTTTATGTAATAAATCTTTCAAACTTTTTCCCTTTTCGTCGTGTGAAAAATCAAACTCAACCTCTTTTATCTCATAACCCATCTTAATAAAATCAATTAACATTGAAATATCTACTCCATATCTGTTAGGAATATATTTAATATCTTTTAAAGCAGAAAATGGAATTATCCTCTGACCACTGAGACAATGATCAACCTCTTTTCTGGTATAAATTCTCACTACAAACTTAGCAAACTTTTTGACAACTCCAAATCCCTTTTTTCTCACTTTTACAGGATAACCAATTACCACTTGTTTATCATTTAGAATAAATACGTTCTCGCAAAATGCTTGCAGATCTTCTTTATTTACTTTTATGTCTCCATCTAAAAGTATTATTTTATCAAAATTCTTGTTTTTGAGATATTCAAATGCTGTTTTAAGAGCCGCACCTTTGCCTTTGTTTTTATCATGTTTTAGTATAGTACACTCATCACACTTTAGTAAATTTTTTTTCTCAGAACCATCATCAATAACAAGTATATTTTTTATAAACTTTATGTTAGATAAGTCCAGAAGAAGCTTTTCAAGAGATTGTGGAGGATTATATACAGGAATTACCACAACTATATTCAATTGTTTTCTTCCTCTCGTAAGAAGTTTGCAAACACTAACTCTATTGAATAATATTTGCAGACTGTAAACTTTGATATTGTTCAATCAAACTTTCTCTTCTTTTTTTCAATGAATTTTCAGAAACATCAATACTTGTAAAAGTATTAGGCATCAGAAGGTTTGCTTCTTTTTTAATACCATAATTGCCATTTCCGCCTCTTATAAGCTCAATAAGTGAAACTTTTCCAGTCAGTTCATCAACGTTATCAACTGTATCTAAGCCCATGCTTTTGTACTTTTCACAATAGTTTATCTCACTGTATGATTGCTCAACCCCAATAATGTTGAGATCATTTATATTTCTCAACTTTTCAATAAATCTTCTATCAATTGCGTTAAAAGTATCGTTCTGAATGGTATTTCCACCTGCTATTAAAATTGTATCGGCAATTTCTCCTGATAGTCTATTTATTTCTATATATCTTTTTTCTGTAAGTTTTGATAAAAGTTCACCCTTCATATCAAATACCGCATACAATATTAGAGTATTTATCGCATCTTCCGGAAGTTTGTATTCCGGAAAATCGTTTGTCTTGTTATTCAAAACG from Caldicellulosiruptor kronotskyensis 2002 encodes the following:
- the speE gene encoding polyamine aminopropyltransferase, with amino-acid sequence MELWFTEQQTPDLGFTCKITKTIYTAKTQYQDLAILETKQFGRMLVLDGAVQTTIADEFCYHELISHVPLFTHPNPKKVAVIGGGDGGVIREILKHDEVEKAYLIEIDREVIEASKKYLPEISCALDDERAEVIITDGIKFVSENKNMFDVIIVDSTDPVGPAVGLFQDSFYKAVFECLKEDGLFVAQTESPFYDQDLIKNVFHAVKSIFPITRLYLGFIPTYPSGLWSFTLGSKKYDPLEVDISRIKRIDTKYYNPELHKALFALPTFVQEIIK
- a CDS encoding glycosyltransferase family 2 protein, coding for MNIVVVIPVYNPPQSLEKLLLDLSNIKFIKNILVIDDGSEKKNLLKCDECTILKHDKNKGKGAALKTAFEYLKNKNFDKIILLDGDIKVNKEDLQAFCENVFILNDKQVVIGYPVKVRKKGFGVVKKFAKFVVRIYTRKEVDHCLSGQRIIPFSALKDIKYIPNRYGVDISMLIDFIKMGYEIKEVEFDFSHDEKGKSLKDLLHKIRQMKDIFWVFITKWRA
- a CDS encoding copper transporter; translated protein: MNGVSIKYFVITIASIFVALGVGILIGFSVNSEKFVQKQFQQQLSLIDKNLVELKKENDRLLKEIDEYKTQINQLGKINNTLVNAYLKTCKSNAVVSLILTSTDYSYNDLIDFLRKNQIKLARIVKIKRTFVDVLNNKTNDFPEYKLPEDAINTLILYAVFDMKGELLSKLTEKRYIEINRLSGEIADTILIAGGNTIQNDTFNAIDRRFIEKLRNINDLNIIGVEQSYSEINYCEKYKSMGLDTVDNVDELTGKVSLIELIRGGNGNYGIKKEANLLMPNTFTSIDVSENSLKKRRESLIEQYQSLQSANIIQ